One Argentina anserina chromosome 6, drPotAnse1.1, whole genome shotgun sequence genomic window, gaatgcatgataggttcgaacttgtaattatgtggtgtaatggtaaatttgatttaagtttgttaaagagaagtcgatcatgtaaatagtaatttaggttttattttagtagttaataatcaatctcaaaccccccattatttgttaacactaaaagtttagagttcccttcaattccccggaaagaacgatccctgcttattctatactaacaatgatgttttacagggtttattatagacgttttaacaaaacgctctatcaggtactaatgaacgctggtacacctatgttacccctcatgtagtacaccgccgacattgggcaacctcccgctacccaacgtccaaaaatatgagtactcataagccgataacccatctgttatctcacatgtagtactccggcagacatactagagctctaactgtatcgtaactttcgcccggccaaagctaggttccgacatgccaacacgtccgaagactgatCTGAatacataaacacgtccgaagacaaaaactcgtctgaagacatcaatcacgtccgaagacaaaactcgtccgaagacatcaatcacgtccgaagacataaacacgtccgaagacaaaaactcgtccgaagacatcaatcacatcctaagacaaaactcgtccgaagacataaatcacgtccgaagacaaaactcgtccgaagacatcaaacacgtccgaagacaatcaagttttaacaaaactcaatgttaaaactacgtacaataattatcatgtcatattgtacaattcaaatcacatgttcgatatataaatctcatcatcaaaatgaacatattcaccacgaaatcataacagtatataatatagcaaacaatatatatgtacatatttaccatttatacaaatatatatattccactatatcatatacatgtcatatttcattctttaaaattctgcataatcttgaatctccgcaagggtagattcgtaaatgtgagattttactcaccttataatctcgtgcgtaattccacaattccgaatGTAAttcctttttcttgaattatcaatcaccttgaaaagataagaaaataatttataattgttacataaacctttaaattccgaaacagtaataatatgttatttttcagcaatttctggttttacgaatttactgttcacggagttgttattcacgtatttctgtacaaatacacatcaattacgtattcatgtacgtatacatactgtttacgtatttctgtacgtataaatactattcaaatgtaaatactgtctcaataaataataattactgatttacccttccgaaattacttttttacatttactgaaactaatttacatttacatttaccgtacgtaaaataaatttacatttacagtacgtaaatcacctttttacatttaccgtcgtaaaaataaaattttacaaattactgtttgaaaaTACTATTCACGCGCCGCACGTCCCTCATCCCCCACCGCCGCCCtatttctctccttttcttcctcctccacccctGCACGGCCCAAGGCCGCCCCTACACCACCTCACgctctcacacgcgccgcccaaAATGGCGGTAATCTAccatcctcctccgatctccacaaaAATCaactcaaaaccaacaaatttcaatccacaatctcacacaaacatcaatcACATCAATTTATACCTAGATCGGACGGTGGAGGCTTTGGAAAGTCGTCGGAGAGAAATGAATCGCTGATCATGTCGATTTCTCGTTGAGGGTGTGTCGTGGTTCAATTCGCGTTGCAATTACTCGCGGTGGCGTCAGAGGGTGGTGGGGGATGAGGGACGAGCGCTTGCGACGGGGGCGTGAGGTCTCCTCCGAGCTTCGGGTTGTCTCAAGGAAGCTCAAGGCGGCGAGGCGCGATGCGGCGAGCTCGGGGTCGTATGCGGAGGACCTTGCAAGGCCGTAGGGAGTGGCGGTGAAGACCACGTCGCTCCGGCTGATGAGATCGCAGGAGGCGATTTGAGGGAGAGAGGAGAATCGGAGAAaggtgagagagaagagagagaaagagggaaagagaggcgggtgaagggtttccgaaaatggaaaccctaatccctcaatttttccttttataccattttctaaatcggaaactaacttccgtcattaataactctcacgtccgacgtccgattagaactcgtgacgtgtccacaaactcgtatcgacgtgctctacaactttcgtgaaggaagttttcacaatcaagcgacgaaataaaaatcgattctcacgtcgcggaacgtaacgtttttctaataaaCGTTTCGacaacgtttccgttttcgatttccgaCGTGACGATGCGGAACACACacaatttataattttcacaactttataacTTTACAAATAATCTAATAAATtgtcccgaaaaatcgggttattacatagaTTCTAACTAACCATCGAAGCAAACTCTATATGTTTGGCAATGCTGCATGTCATGCATGTCCTCGTCAAAAAAGGCATGACTAACTATTTCAAagatattttaaaatttatctaAATTTAAAAGGGTtgagagaaaaaatataatttttggcTAAATTTTTTTACGGTCAATTTataactcaattttttttaatttaagtaTCTACTGAAGAATTACTCATTAATAAACTAACTATAATTCATTCTTAGTCaatttaactactaaaataactCTCACTATTGGAGATGCTTGGTACTAAGTACTAACTACTAACCATACATTATTAGTTCTTTCTAAAAGAGTATTGAATTTTCCCGCAGGAACTATCAATTCTTATCCCTATTATGATTGTATGGCCTCCGCTTTAATTACAGGATTGTCCTCTATCTGTATACCTAATGTGACAATTATTGGAGATGCTTGGTACTAAGTACTAACTACTAACCATACATTATTAGTTCTTTCTAAAAGAGTATTGAATTTTCCCGCAGGAACTATCAATTCTTATCCCTGTTATGATTGTATGGCCTCCGCTTTAATTATAGGATTGTCCTCTATCCGCTTAAATGATTCATTAACACACTGTAATACGTACTAGGCATACACGTATGTAGAAATTTTACGACTCCGAACTTCCAAGCAAATCATGTATTTACAACCAACGAATCTTATACACGCACAATCTGACGATACATGGATATAGTAGAAAACAATACGTACTTAATTATGATTCTCACATGATTGATCAATCatgcatgatcatcatacaagCATTACATGAACTTTTATGACTATAAGTTCTGTTCTCATAGATCAACACTCgcatcaaattttttttttctttttccttcaaGAAACTTCATTAATCAATGTATTGGGCTTCCCTTTCGCTCTTTTTATTTGGGCCTGCGCCCTCGACCCGAAACGACACGTCGTTCTCTGTTTCTTCTCCCACAATCAGAAGCTTACAAATGGAGAGGTCGTTGGCTCCTTGACTTTGAGATCATTTCGCATTCGTTGAAACAATGGTGGCTCGGAGCTTCCAGGTCCGCCACAACGACTCCGATTTCTCCGTCGTCTACGACACCGACGACGGCCTCGAAGTAccacctcctctctctctctctctctctctctctctctctctaaataactcaaatttcatcttcaatttTCTCATTGCAGGTTTTGAAATACCAGCTCTACTCTCTCACCTCTGTACCTCCCGACGATCAGAAGGTTCtttagtctctctctctctctctcatctctctctctagctTTACTCCGGTTAATTTTacatttggatttgattttgCGGTGAAGCTCATCGGAGCCGATGACGATCGCGTTGTTTTGGACGATTCCGACCTGATCGCGGTCTCCGAGAAGCTGCGGCTGGTCTCGATCAGTGAATATCAGCCGGAGTCAGCCGCCGGAGACGACGAGTTGCTGAAATCCGATGAGGAATTGGCTAGAATGCTGCAGGTTGTGTTCAATTTCGTAGGATTACGAAGCTGTTTTAGGTGAAATTAGGTTTATAtgagcattttttttgtttaatgaaaaattaggcggaggaggaggcgcTTATGTATCAGCAATTCGCTGTTGCTGAAGATGATGGAGAATTTGAGAGGAGAGTGCGGCCTTATATCAGTCAAGTTCTTATGGTAGATGTTCTTTccttttgtgtttgtttgatttttcgaTTGAAGCTTTCGAAGTGTATGTGCATTTTGGATCAAATGGAATAATGTGAACTGATGTGATTGTTGGAATATTGGTTATGATTAGTATGAGGACCCGATACGCCAGGAGGCTGCTAGGAAAACGGTGGCTGTAGAACAGCTGGAGGAGAAGGCATTGGTCAGTTTGGCCAAGGTGAGAGCACTTCTAGTTCTAGTTTGTTTCACCGTATAAATGCCcaaattatgattttgaatctTCTAAAACCGGAGCTTATGTTTTTGTCGATATGATTTGCCATCTTATAATAATATGTTTTGTAAACAGATAAAGTTTTGTTGACGATGATTATAATTAGTGATTTCTTTGATCCTATTACAAACTGGTGTGGTGatatattgatgattttggtAATGTCTTGGTGATAAGCAAATCTGTTGTGTATGTTAGGAGGGAAAGTTTACTCCAACAAAGAAGGAACAAGATCATGCTTTCCTGCTGCAGCTGCTTTTCTGGTTCAAACAATCCTTCAGGTGTTTTTCACTTTtctattataatattttatattcTTCTTAGTATTACTTTGGTTTTGTATAATCTGTTGGACCccaaagttttatttttttatatttttttttcgattacaTCCTAAAGTCCAAACTGATGTGTCTGCATAGTAAGTGAATATTAGTACAGATTAGGGAAAATATAAGACACAGTTTAAACTTACTAATCACATATTACTATCGTTGGTCAACAGTAGCGAGCTATTTTAAGTAAATATCCCAACCACTAGGTGGGTTTGCATCAGTTTGTTTCTTAATGATGGTTCAGCTTATTTTGAATGTGGTCTAAACTATGCTGATTGCTGAATATTCTCAATTTATAGTATGCTTTTGTTTGCTCTTGGTTCTTGGAGAGTAAAAAAATGACACATTCATTTTAAATAGAAATATTACATGGAGGCGAAAACAGACTGATCCTAAGAAAAGGGTTattattcttttttaattaatcaaatttgTACTTCATTTGATTTTCTGATAAGATGAATATAGCTTATAATGTCCTTTTTGGGTACTGCAGTTGGGTTAATCAACCTCCCTGTGATAGTTGCGGCCATAAAACCGTCAGCCTTGGCATGGATGCTGCACTTCCTCCAGAACTTCTTCATGGAGGTTCACGAGTTGAAATTTATAGGTATGCTACAGCAAACTCGTTTTGATTGTCCGGACTGATCCCTCTTCCCATTTAAGTTTGCACTAGTAGTCTTGGTTCGGGGGTATGGTTTACATAGCAATGCTGTTTTAATTTGGTTCCTCAACCTCTCTTTCTCTAACCTCAGTGTCAGACCAagattttaagtttttaaccATGTCCTGTTCTGATCTATGGTACTTTAttcctttttaaatttaaCCAAGAGTTCAGTACCATATATCATCAATCACTATGGCATTTATGTATAACTGAGTGTATACATCTTCTTCAAGTTTCTAGTTGTACTTTGAGCTTGTAAAAGTTCTTTATTTACTGTCATAAAtccgtttgagtttgtttctaCCATCCTGGCTTCCATgtattctttgttttcttgtggTCTGTTCAAATTTGATAATGATGTTCAATATTTGTTTGGTCAACTTGTCTCGACTTATCTTTCTTTACTCTTAAAAATCCAGATGCACTTCTTGCCCAACAGTGACCCGTTTCCCACGCTACAATGACCCGCTTAAGGTATCTGTGCTTCTTTACGTTTTGATATTTTCCCATATTGAAAGCTCATTTGATATTTCATGTCTGCATCACTCTCACCCTTTTCCCAAAATGCAGCTTTTGGAAACAAGGAAGGGTCGTTGTGGGGAATGGGCAAATTGCTTCACGCTTTATTGCCGAGCTTTTGGGTATGAATCACGCCTGGTTAGTAATTTTCAACTCTTACATGGTCAATAATGTATATAAATCTCTCTTGTATTGTACTATCGAGTAGAATTCCAACTTGGAATACATATTTATATTATCTGGCTTCGGCTGAAAATAAGACAAGTTAACAGTAGAGATCCACTGTTTTTCCTCAAACGTGGAAGGTTACAGATGATTGTTGTCCATAGCGTTCTCTATAAATTAACTAAATTTTCTATTCCACTTTAGATCCTGGATTTCACAGATCATGTTTGGACAGAGTGCTTCTCAGAATCTTTAGGAAGGTAACTTTCATCTACAACTACTGAGTTTCCATCAAGTTGGGGAATGCTGTAGTCAGCAATATATGGGTGCATGTGTTCTAATACCTTTGCTGTTGTTCAGATGGATGCATCTTGATCCCTGTGAAGGAGTGTATGACAGACCCCTGTTATATGAAAGCGGGTAACCTTTTATTTATCTAGTTCAATCATTTTTCTAGACTAATCTGTTCGTCCTGTTCTTGATACTAGATTGATTAATTATTTTACATATTCAGATGTGTTCATATTATTATAATATAGCTAAATGGTTTCTTGAAGGTGGAATAagaaattaaattatgtaattgcTATTGGGAAGGATGGAGTATGTGACGTAACTAAACGCTACACAAGGAAGTGGCATGAGGTAATCAAAACAGGTGTAGTAGCTTAAAATGTGTTGCTAGATTCTCATTAGGAGAACTTCTTGGTGAAAATGCAAAAAATAGTTTCCACGGGATATGCATTATTGCCAAGTCCCTGATATCAAAGAAATCTGTCAATTTGCAGGTTCTTTCTCGGCGTAACATTATTGCAGAGCCTGCAGTGTCAGCTGTGCTTGCTAATATAACAAAAGAATGTCGAAGAGGCTATACTTCTGAAGTGCGTTCTGCACTTGAAGACCATGATGAAAAGGAAAGACGAGAACTTGAGAGAGATTTACATTCTACAGACGATGCCTCAACCTCATTACCTGGAAGACGAAGTGGGGATAAGGAATGGCGTAAGTCAAGAATGGAAGATGGCTCTGATGAGAGTTTATCGTTGGCCGGTTCTTGTCCACTTCGTCAATGTGTGGACGAGCACGTGACAAAAATTTACAATGGTTTTCTTCCTATTCTTTCACAGTTGGTTAATGAAGGTTTTCCAAAGTCAAAAGCAATTGAAGTACTGGAGATTCTTAAAGGAATTCTCATAAATCTAAAGAAATCCCCTTTTAAAACAAGGAGGGTGTCAATAGATTCGGTTCCAAATATCAACCAGTCTGTTGTTCAGCAGTTGCTGCCCTCCTTCACTGAGTTACTAAGCGCTCTTTCATTAAGTAGCAAGGCAGAAACTGATGGGAGGGTTTACATTTCTTTGGCTGGACCTGCTGTTAAGACATCCTTGGCATTGCCTGTAACATTCCATGCTTTGGATGTCACGATCCGTAATCTAAAAAGTTGTGAAAATTTCGTCAAAGATTCTCTTTGCTTGCCGCTTCTTAAGTTAAACAGGATACATTCCGGTCTAGTCTGTGCAAGTGGAGAAGAAATTCCATTTGGCATTGTGAGTGTTATTGTATAGTGCAGTAACTGCAGTACACCTTTTTACTATTTCACTTGAGAATCCATGTATAATCCGCCTTAATCGATTTCAGGCCACATCAGCTTTTGATGGGACACGCGTGTCCAAGTGGGAAGAACCAAATGGTGCAAAAGGTAATGTAGACTTCCCTCTTTTGTATGTTTCTTTTATCGATCCATCTTCATTACACTTGAATTGTCAAACATTTTCAATTCGTAGGTAGTTTGGTTTGGGTTTAGCACCAAGAATAAACCATGAAGACAAA contains:
- the LOC126797880 gene encoding peptide-N(4)-(N-acetyl-beta-glucosaminyl)asparagine amidase isoform X3, with the protein product MVARSFQVRHNDSDFSVVYDTDDGLEVLKYQLYSLTSVPPDDQKLIGADDDRVVLDDSDLIAVSEKLRLVSISEYQPESAAGDDELLKSDEELARMLQAEEEALMYQQFAVAEDDGEFERRVRPYISQVLMYEDPIRQEAARKTVAVEQLEEKALVSLAKEGKFTPTKKEQDHAFLLQLLFWFKQSFSWVNQPPCDSCGHKTVSLGMDAALPPELLHGGSRVEIYRCTSCPTVTRFPRYNDPLKLLETRKGRCGEWANCFTLYCRAFGYESRLILDFTDHVWTECFSESLGRWMHLDPCEGVYDRPLLYESGWNKKLNYVIAIGKDGVCDVTKRYTRKWHEVLSRRNIIAEPAVSAVLANITKECRRGYTSEVRSALEDHDEKERRELERDLHSTDDASTSLPGRRSGDKEWRKSRMEDGSDESLSLAGSCPLRQCVDEHVTKIYNGFLPILSQLVNEGFPKSKAIEVLEILKGILINLKKSPFKTRRVSIDSVPNINQSVVQQLLPSFTELLSALSLSSKAETDGRVYISLAGPAVKTSLALPVTFHALDVTIRNLKSCENFVKDSLCLPLLKLNRIHSGLVCASGEEIPFGIATSAFDGTRVSKWEEPNGAKGCWIIYKVSDNQMHKLAAYELMSANDAPERDPMDWVVEGSNDKGSSWHLLDKRTSQLFDNRFQCRTFEVSSEGFLSNAFSYIYQV
- the LOC126797880 gene encoding peptide-N(4)-(N-acetyl-beta-glucosaminyl)asparagine amidase isoform X2 — translated: MVARSFQVRHNDSDFSVVYDTDDGLEVLKYQLYSLTSVPPDDQKLIGADDDRVVLDDSDLIAVSEKLRLVSISEYQPESAAGDDELLKSDEELARMLQAEEEALMYQQFAVAEDDGEFERRVRPYISQVLMYEDPIRQEAARKTVAVEQLEEKALVSLAKEGKFTPTKKEQDHAFLLQLLFWFKQSFSWVNQPPCDSCGHKTVSLGMDAALPPELLHGGSRVEIYRCTSCPTVTRFPRYNDPLKLLETRKGRCGEWANCFTLYCRAFGYESRLILDFTDHVWTECFSESLGRWMHLDPCEGVYDRPLLYESGWNKKLNYVIAIGKDGVCDVTKRYTRKWHEVLSRRNIIAEPAVSAVLANITKECRRGYTSEVRSALEDHDEKERRELERDLHSTDDASTSLPGRRSGDKEWRKSRMEDGSDESLSLAGSCPLRQCVDEHVTKIYNGFLPILSQLVNEGFPKSKAIEVLEILKGILINLKKSPFKTRRVSIDSVPNINQSVVQQLLPSFTELLSALSLSSKAETDGRVYISLAGPAVKTSLALPVTFHALDVTIRNLKSCENFVKDSLCLPLLKLNRIHSGLVCASGEEIPFGIATSAFDGTRVSKWEEPNGAKGCWIIYKVSDNQMHKLAAYELMSANDAPERDPMDWVVEGSNDKGSSWHLLDKRTSQLFDNRFQCRTFEVSSEGFLSNAFRFLRVRDIQSNSRLQVGSIDLYFNSS
- the LOC126797880 gene encoding peptide-N(4)-(N-acetyl-beta-glucosaminyl)asparagine amidase isoform X1 yields the protein MVARSFQVRHNDSDFSVVYDTDDGLEVLKYQLYSLTSVPPDDQKLIGADDDRVVLDDSDLIAVSEKLRLVSISEYQPESAAGDDELLKSDEELARMLQAEEEALMYQQFAVAEDDGEFERRVRPYISQVLMYEDPIRQEAARKTVAVEQLEEKALVSLAKEGKFTPTKKEQDHAFLLQLLFWFKQSFSWVNQPPCDSCGHKTVSLGMDAALPPELLHGGSRVEIYRCTSCPTVTRFPRYNDPLKLLETRKGRCGEWANCFTLYCRAFGYESRLILDFTDHVWTECFSESLGRWMHLDPCEGVYDRPLLYESGWNKKLNYVIAIGKDGVCDVTKRYTRKWHEVLSRRNIIAEPAVSAVLANITKECRRGYTSEVRSALEDHDEKERRELERDLHSTDDASTSLPGRRSGDKEWRKSRMEDGSDESLSLAGSCPLRQCVDEHVTKIYNGFLPILSQLVNEGFPKSKAIEVLEILKGILINLKKSPFKTRRVSIDSVPNINQSVVQQLLPSFTELLSALSLSSKAETDGRVYISLAGPAVKTSLALPVTFHALDVTIRNLKSCENFVKDSLCLPLLKLNRIHSGLVCASGEEIPFGIATSAFDGTRVSKWEEPNGAKGCWIIYKVSDNQMHKLAAYELMSANDAPERDPMDWVVEGSNDKGSSWHLLDKRTSQLFDNRFQCRTFEVSSEGFLSNAFRFRFLRVRDIQSNSRLQVGSIDLYFNSS